In the genome of Candidatus Methylomirabilota bacterium, the window GGGCATGGACCGCAAGAGCGTCAAGTGGGAGAAGTTCTGGTAGACGTCGCGCGCGTGCGGAAGGGAAATCCATGGCGGATCTGAACGGCGGGCATCTGGTGGCGCGGACGCTCAAGCAGGCGGGCGTGGGCCATGTCTTCACGCTCTGCGGCGGGCATATCTTGCCCATCTACGACGGCTGCGTC includes:
- a CDS encoding thiamine pyrophosphate-binding protein, with product MADLNGGHLVARTLKQAGVGHVFTLCGGHILPIYDGCV